A genome region from Triticum aestivum cultivar Chinese Spring chromosome 2B, IWGSC CS RefSeq v2.1, whole genome shotgun sequence includes the following:
- the LOC123043578 gene encoding probable protein phosphatase 2C 33, with protein sequence MAGAERERRKMTLPPALPLATLIGRELRAGGSERPALRYGHAGFAKRGEDYFLVKPDCLRVPGDPSTAFSVFAVFDGHNGVSAAVFSKEHLLEHVMSALPPDIGSREDWLQALPRALVAGFVKADIDFQRKGEVSGTTATLVVVDGFTVTVASVGDSRCILDTQGGELQLLTVDHRLEENVEERERVTASGGEVGRLNLFGGQEVGPLRCWPGGLCLSRSIGDMDVGEYIVPVPHVKQVKLSSVGGRLIMASDGIWDALSNEAAAKSCRGLPAELAAKLVVKQALKKCGLKDDTTCVVVDIIPSDHHLTSPQLSPKRNQNKLKSLLFRRRSHSSVGKFGGKSASIGSVEELFEEGSAMLEERLGRNLSLKAASPPSRCAICQVDQEPFEGLMEENGGSHCSSPYAPWGGPYLCLECRKKKDAMEGKRPSCSTACR encoded by the exons ATGGCCGGCgcggagagggagaggagaaaGATGACGCTGCCGCCGGCGCTGCCCCTGGCCACGCTGATCGGGCGCGAGCTCCGCGCGGGGGGCTCCGAGCGCCCGGCGCTGCGCTACGGCCACGCCGGCTTCGCCAAGCGCGGGGAGGACTACTTCCTCGTCAAGCCCGACTGCCTCCGCGTCCCCGGCGACCCCTCCACCGCCTTCTCCGTCTTCGCC GTGTTCGACGGCCACAACGGGGTGTCGGCGGCGGTGTTCAGCAAGGAGCACCTGCTGGAGCACGTGATGAGCGCGCTCCCGCCCGACATCGGCAGCCGCGAGGACTGGCTGCAGGCGCTGCCCCGCGCGCTCGTCGCCGGCTTCGTCAAGGCCGACATCGACTTCCAGCGCAAGG GGGAGGTGTCGGGGACGACGGCTACGCTGGTGGTCGTCGATGGGTTCACGGTCACCGTGGCGTCGGTCGGGGATTCCCGGTGCATCCTGGACACGCAGGGCGGCGAGCTGCAGCTGCTAACCGTCGACCACAGGCTGGAGGAGAATGTCGAGGAGAGGGAGCGTGTCACGGCGAGCGGTGGGGAGGTCGGCCGTCTGAATCTCTTCGGCGGGCAGGAG GTTGGCCCTCTCCGTTGTTGGCCAGGTGGTTTGTGCCTCTCAAGATccattggagacatggatgttggGGAGTACATTGTGCCCGTTCCACATGTCAAGCAAGTGAAG CTCTCAAGTGTCGGAGGAAGGCTGATAATGGCATCTGATGGCATATGGGATGCGCTATCCAATGAGGCAGCGGCCAAGTCATGCCGAGGATTGCCCGCAGAACTCGCTGCAAAGCTTGTGGTTAAG CAAGCTCTGAAAAAATGTGGGCTGAAAGATGATACCACCTGTGTGGTGGTTGACATCATCCCATCTGATCATCATTTGACATCGCCACAGTTATCCCCAAAGAGAAATCAGAACAAGCTCAAGTCTCTTCTTTTTCGTAGAAGGTCGCACAGTTCAGTTGGAAAGTTTGGAGGCAAGTCTGCCTCTATTGGTTCCGTGGAGGAGTTATTTGAGGAAGGCTCTGCAATGTTGGAAGAAAG GTTGGGTAGGAATCTGTCCTTGAAAGCAGCTTCACCACCTTCTCGCTGTGCGATCTGCCAAGTGGACCAAGAACCATTTGAAGGATTGATGGAGGAGAATGGAGGTAGCCACTGCTCTTCTCCATACGCGCCTTGGGGAGGCCCGTATCTTTGTCTGGAGTGTCGGAAAAAGAAAGACGCAATGGAGGGCAAGAGACCGAGCTGCTCGACAGCATGTAGGTGA
- the LOC123043577 gene encoding uncharacterized protein codes for MPGTGGATVLDDLPEWIVVEEILVRLPPKDILRCRAVRRWWHTATSTDKFMLDHHRRQPLLPILSHVVVPQKARLLFSFDAGAGQQKLCPVVRTYDYGKLQAACDGLLVVSHGSMTDKFICNPVTRKSARLAKPQAQRGFYHQIIGFYRHQPSRGEFRVLWISRPTTYNSYDTNYRTFYYVIVVGSDNTRCIRQGCIPQPTSSPPSLDLALRRGLPDSSQYPPVHHRGGLHWRLRRYHGSDADYIMVFNTAAETFRLMCRPARLGNCLHESLLEMDDTLALCSICSDKHTIDFWVLQDYDAETWSFKHRINLIGVDPSALVDPEVIIAPSMAVLSGGEMLIRFTHRGVLHFDVDGKFLGYVKSQDGQEINLWVTGHYLQESIIPGPLFHEMREDDGANQEPPFFVGL; via the coding sequence ATGCCGGGAACCGGAGGCGCGACCGTCCTGGACGACCTTCCAGAGTGGATCGTTGTCGAAGAGATCCTCGTCCGTTTGCCGCCCAAGGACAtcctccgctgccgcgccgtcCGCAGGTGGTGGCACACTGCCACCTCCACCGACAAGTTCATGCTggaccaccaccgccgccagcccTTGCTCCCGATCCTCAGCCACGTCGTCGTTCCGCAGAAAGCCCGCCTCCTGTTTTCCTTTGATGCCGGTGCAGGCCAGCAGAAACTCTGCCCTGTCGTCCGGACCTATGACTACGGTAAACTGCAGGCCGCCTGTGATGGCCTCCTCGTTGTCTCCCACGGATCCATGACGGATAAGTTCATCTGCAACCCTGTCACCCGCAAGTCTGCCCGCCTAGCAAAGCCTCAGGCCCAACGGGGTTTTTACCACCAGATTATCGGCTTCTACCGGCACCAACCATCCAGAGGAGAATTCCGAGTGCTATGGATCTCTAGGCCGACGACCTACAATTCATACGACACAAATTACAGAACTTTCTACTACGTCATAGTGGTGGGATCCGATAATACAAGATGCATCAGACAAGGATGCATCCCACAACCAACATCCTCGCCGCCTTCCTTGGATCTGGCTTTACGCAGGGGCCTGCCTGATTCGTCCCAGTATCCACCAGTCCACCACCGTGGCGGCCTGCACTGGAGACTTAGAAGATACCACGGCTCCGATGCGGACTACATAATGGTGTTCAACACAGCAGCTGAAACATTTCGATTGATGTGTCGTCCTGCCCGATTGGGCAACTGCTTACATGAGTCATTGCTGGAGATGGATGACACTCTTGCTTTGTGCAGCATCTGCAGTGACAAACACACCATAGACTTTTGGGTGCTACAGGACTACGATGCTGAAACATGGTCTTTCAAGCATCGGATTAATTTGATTGGGGTGGATCCATCAGCGCTTGTTGATCCAGAGGTCATAATAGCCCCTAGTATGGCTGTTCTCAGTGGGGGTGAGATGCTGATTCGGTTTACTCATAGGGGTGTGTTGCATTTTGATGTTGATGGCAAGTTTTTAGGATATGTGAAAAGCCAAGATGGCCAAGAAATCAATTTGTGGGTTACCGGGCATTACCTCCAGGAGAGCATTATTCCCGGTCCACTGTTCCATGAGATGAGAGAAGATGATGGTGCGAACCAGGAGCCTCCATTTTTTGTAGGACTGTAG
- the LOC123040531 gene encoding uncharacterized protein, whose protein sequence is MSKRRKRSNLAGRHPLPQRRRENEWRDWPNLPTALVEDIAGRLLSHDVAEYIRLRAACKEWRRCTDDPREGCNRLDPRFRPRRWIILSNRTDGDGRRFLNLSTGASARVDLPELSRHHLETSTEGLLLLRDKASHAVRLLNPLTRALTDLPPITEDLGSAYTVWTMGLFQSVSRTVYASVSYETSPPSVVLLMVDRGRAIAYAKPGDQRWAVMDDEMWRPDNPMSCRFSSASTLQGRFYFATLEGHIMHARLCPEPRVVPVVVDQPNTDYNMFCYLVPPDKDDHRSGGGMLMVRYYINLDHLSADEQRIMKRRRKVMDVIRVEHQMRENRWNLIQVFEVDVAGKRLVPVEDIGQHRAVFVGDVACFSLSARRFPCVAGNAVYMGARGARCPPVGVRYLADKTADPPFKFTTDDPPLLDDIPVKRYRQGRPDLNLVPLARPCTLQEYLVCCAGLLGGLKD, encoded by the exons ATGAGCAAGAGGCGAAAGAGGAGCAACCTCGCCGGCCGGCATCCCCTGCCCCAACGCCGCCGTGAAAACGAATG GCGAGATTGGCCCAACCTGCCGACGGCACTCGTCGAGGACAtcgccggccggctgctcagccaCGACGTGGCCGAGTACATCCGCCTCCGCGCCGCGTGCAAGGAGTGGAGGAGATGCACCGACGACCCGCGCGAGGGATGCAACCGCCTGGACCCCCGCTTCCGTCCCCGCCGCTGGATCATTCTGTCCAACCGCACCGATGGAGACGGCCGCCGCTTCCTCAACCTCTCCACCGGCGCCAGCGCCCGCGTCGACCTCCCGGAGCTCTCCCGACACCACCTCGAGACCAGCACCGAGGGCCTCCTGCTCCTGCGCGACAAGGCGAGCCACGCTGTGCGCCTCCTCAACCCGCTCACCAGGGCCCTCACCGACCTCCCGCCAATCACCGAGGACCTTGGCAGCGCATACACTGTCTGGACCATGGGACTGTTCCAGTCGGTGTCGCGCACCGTCTACGCCAGCGTGTCTTACGAGACCTCCCCGCCGTCAGTCGTGCTCCTGATGGTTGACCGTGGTCGTGCCATAGCCTACGCCAAGCCTGGAGACCAGCGGTGGGCGGTGATGGATGACGAGATGTGGAGGCCCGACAACCCCATGTCGTGTCGGTTCTCGTCGGCGTCGACCCTGCAGGGGCGCTTCTACTTCGCGACTCTCGAGGGGCACATAATGCATGCCCGGCTCTGTCCCGAGCCTCGTGTGGTGCCCGTGGTTGTGGACCAGCCCAACACCGACTACAACATGTTCTGCTACCTCGTACCTCCCGACAAAGACGACCACCGCTCCGGTGGCGGCATGCTCATGGTGCGTTACTACATCAACCTGGACCACCTCAGCGCCGATGAGCAAAGAATCATGAAGCGCAGGAGGAAAGTCATGGACGTGATCAGGGTGGAGCACCAGATGAGGGAGAACCGGTGGAACCTGATCCAGGTGTTTGAGGTGGATGTGGCCGGGAAGAGACTTGTTCCGGTGGAGGACATTGGCCAGCACCGCGCCGTGTTTGTCGGGGATGTGGCGTGCTTCTCCCTCTCGGCCAGGAGGTTTCCATGCGTGGCAGGGAACGCCGTGTACATGGGGGCGCGCGGTGCCCGCTGCCCTCCCGTCGGCGTGCGGTATCTGGCTGACAAGACCGCTGATCCACCGTTTAAGTTCACCACCGACGATCCACCGCTTTTAGATGATATACCAGTGAAGCGGTACCGCCAGGGCAGACCAGATCTGAATCTAGTGCCTCTTGCTCGCCCCTGTACCCTCCAAGAGTACCTTGTCTGTTGCGCAGGCCTCCTCGGCGGCCTCAAAGACTAA
- the LOC123040529 gene encoding uncharacterized protein has protein sequence MQQGATAGSSPEAGLNVEYAGFEAHHIPNSSVFGAQHALEAKLLKFTNQQYACMVMNGQKFDLPDNIDRLRVDLCYRNDGSADSDVETGWNSRAAANIKLGETEIEVKKFVYAHWVKWVFKRDADVIIHYLSSGREKKASIIQEIRKEIEELKKTLALRKEELRKLEQDH, from the exons ATGCAACAAGGAGCTACAGCTGGCTCCTCCCCTGAAGCAGGCTTGAATGTGGAGTATGCTGGCTTTGAGGCTCATCACATACCAAACAGTAGTG TCTTTGGCGCCCAGCATGCTCTAGAAGCGAAGCTGCTGAAATTTACTAATCAACAGTATGCCTGTATGGTCATGAATGGCCAGAAGTTTGATTTACCTGATAATATTGATCGATTGCGCG TTGATCTCTGCTACAGAAATGATGGGTCAGCAGACTCTGATGTTGAAACTGGCTGGAACTCACGTGCTGCAGCTAACATCAAA CTTGGGGAAACTGAAATCGAAGTAAAGAAATTTGTGTATGCTCATTGGGTGAAGTGGGTTTTCAAAAG GGATGCTGATGTGATTATTCACTATCTATCTAGTGGAAGAGAGAAGAAGGCAAGCATCATTCAGGAGATAAGGAAGGAAATCGAGGAGTTGAAGAAAACTCTGGCTCTGCGGAAGGAAGAGCTGAGGAAGCTCGAGCAGGACCACTGA